From the Leishmania panamensis strain MHOM/PA/94/PSC-1 chromosome 31 sequence genome, one window contains:
- a CDS encoding hypothetical protein (TriTrypDB/GeneDB-style sysID: LpmP.31.2040): MGNAVVCSSGGEAKNECNRLPQSGQLTERPRQPTTPTPYFDHEKGVRCDTTLVDGYERIGFSPQHQRSTRFSSTGVSPAELCSLSGSTPTTSELERRSVTPQMEWSQPLSYTDSLTSVGSQHDYIVDLDALSSHLRSDKSTEAQHADRSTESSTRSSHVTLSDSGLELTPEIYFTDHAEYAAVTERQAPRLDPTTLISPPPLAESPVKSPNWDDVLLLLTPTPTPSDLQPAGAPAVTAESPAAPAAPSPFAPFSRNAKTTTRKPPDDGRSPDSKCASPRRESTDALREQMRGPPAPPMQLLEQSLPFSQVRALHAVKEVKPTRSPISSAAPKGTKGHSPEVLPRQCITNRSATFALTPPPRVAVMAASAKVAAKTADTNNSSITGSPGSQPPALSWSLIRRSKNRLSDGKTIVPEATNDCWAAGRSTSPRHTPAAHEVGHTSAAGTLLSGTSGLPSSPAADGLRTRGRSNQDLASLTTRTGISASSTTMKPTPKHTTRCTSRGSANGGVRESLVASQLPRSTMSDGDDGVLPLKFAVCGVATLPSPQRMEWQTTTNQSLASTSAVVISAEAAPHSPKRSALTLAEGGGLPDAIAKAHLHASNSSANAQSLLHADNCIGGRKREKLQNSLSSTSIHSPPSPRQGGSGEQRCRRLHNESESPGERMARSSHDDQSSPRHSNMGDSMPNLGVSCRVDSILKKSSSYRSRNGSLVERTLPAVGSVSFLLCKQEAALALVSRQGVSKAVSRHAKPLHKENLQLLEDL; encoded by the coding sequence ATGGGTAACGCCGTGGTGTGCAGCTCGGGTGGAGAGGCAAAGAATGAGTGCAATAGGCTCCCCCAAAGTGGTCAGCTGACGGAGCGTCCGCGACAGCCAACAACGCCGACGCCTTATTTCGACCATGAAAAGGGGGTCCGGTGCGACACGACTCTCGTCGATGGCTACGAAAGGATAGGCTTCTCACCTCAGCATCAGCGAAGCAcccgcttctcttccacgGGCGTTTCCCCTGCAGAGCTCTGCAGCCTCTCTGGATCGACCCCTACTACTTCAGAGCTTGAACGCCGGTCTGTGACCCCCCAGATGGAGTGGTCACAGCCCCTCAGCTACACTGATAGTCTCACCAGTGTGGGCTCCCAACATGACTACATTGTAGACCTCGACGCCTTGTCAAGCCACCTCCGCTCAGACAAAAGTACTGAGGCGCAACACGCAGATCGATCGACAGAGTCGAGCACTCGCTCATCCCATGTCACCCTTAGCGACAGTGGTCTCGAGCTGACTCCTGAAATTTACTTTACCGACCACGCCGAGTACGCTGCTGTCACTGAGCGTCAAGCACCACGGTTGGACCCAACAACACTCatctcgccaccgccgctggccGAGAGCCCCGTTAAAAGCCCCAATTGGGatgacgtgctgctgctgctcaccccGACACCAACACCATCAGACTTGCAGCCGGCGGGGGCACCCGCCGTCACTGCAGAGAGTCCTGCCGCCCCTGCAGCTCCGAGCCCCTTCGCCCCTTTTTCGCGAAATGCAAAGACAACGACAAGGAAGCCGCCCGACGACGGGCGCAGTCCTGACAGCAAGTGTGCAAGTCCGAGGAGAGAGTCCACCGACGCGCTGAGGGAGCAGATGCGTGgacctcctgctcctccgaTGCAGCTACTGGAGCAGAGTCTGCCATTCAGCCAGGTGAGGGCGCTGCACGCCGTAAAGGAGGTGAAGCCGACTCGCTCACCCATATCATCTGCTGCCCCGAAGGGCACCAAAGGTCATTCACCGGAAGTCTTGCCGAGGCAGTGCATCACGAACAGGAGCGCTACCTTTGCCctcacgccgccgccacgcgtCGCTGTCATGGCCGCCAGTGCCAAGGTAGCAGCGAAGACCGCCGACACGAACAACTCGTCCATTACCGGCTCACCCGGATCGCAACCGCCCGCGCTGTCGTGGAGCTTAATTCGCCGGAGTAAAAACAGACTCAGTGATGGCAAGACGATCGTTCCAGAAGCGACAAACGACTGTTGGGCAGCGGGACGCAGTACCTCACCGCGGCAcacgcctgcagctcacGAGGTGGGCCACACGAGTGCCGCTGGGACGCTGCTAAGTGGCACCTCTGGTCTTCCGTCATCTCCCGCCGCCGATGGGCTTCGTACTCGAGGGCGCAGCAATCAGGACTTGGCAAGCCTGACCACTAGGACAGGAATCAGTGCGTCTTCTACTACGATGAAGCCAACGCCAAAGCACACAACTCGATGCACCTCGCGGGGCTCTGCAAATGGTGGCGTGCGTGAGAGTCTCGTTGCCTCCCAGCTACCCCGGAGTACGATGTCAGACGGCGATGATGGTGTCTTGCCACTGAAGTTCGCTGTCTGTGGAGTGGCCACTTTGCCTTCGCCTCAGCGAATGGAATGGCAGACGACAACAAACCAGAGTCTTGCATCCACCTCCGCAGTTGTCATATCGGCTGAGGCGGCACCGCACTCACCAAAACGCAGTGCTCTCACGTTGGCGGAGGGAGGTGGCCTGCCGGATGCCATCGCCAAAGCGCACTTACATGCGTCCAACTCGAGTGCGAATGCGCAGAGTCTACTGCACGCAGATAACTGCATTGGAgggcgcaagagagagaaactgCAGAACTCGTTATCGTCTACATCAATacactctcctccttcccctcgacaaggcggcagtggcgagcagcgatgcagacgTCTCCATAATGAAAGTGAGAGCCCTGGCGAGCGCATGGCGAGGTCGTCACATGACGATCAAAGCTCTCCACGGCACAGCAACATGGGTGACTCCATGCCGAACCTTGGTGTTAGTTGCAGGGTTGACTCCATCCTCAAGAAGTCCAGCAGCTACCGCTCTCGCAATGGATCTCTGGTGGAGCGAACTCTGCCGGCAGTGGGATCCGTGTCGTTTCTGCTGTGCaagcaggaggcggcgcttgcCTTGGTGAGCCGCCAAGGTGTCTCCAAGGCCGTCTCACGCCATGCAAAGCCCCTTCACAAGGAAAACCTCCAACTGCTCGAGGACCTCTAA